ATTTTTCAACAGTGCAGTCAAAGGCTTGGCTATACTGCCATACCCCCTGACAAATCTTCTATAATATCCAGTCAGGCCTAGGAATCCCGTCAGCTGTTTTACATTCTCTGGTCTAGGCCACTTCACCATACCCTCAATCTTCTCAGGGTCAGCTTTCACCCCATCTTCTGAGATGATATGCCTCAAGTATTCTACTTGTGCCTGAGCAAAAGCACATTTGCTCCTCTTGGCATATAGCTGGTGCCCCCTGAGGATGTTCAGAACTTCTGCAACATGTTTCAGATGCTCCTGTAAACTTGAGCTGTATATTAGGATGTCATCAAAGACTACCAGTACTGACTTCCTCAGCTGCTTTTGGAACACATGATTCATTAAGCCCTGGAAGGTAATAGGGGCATTGGTcagcccaaatggcatcaccTTGAACTCATAGAGCCCCTGATGAGTTCTGAatgcagtcttaggtatgtcttcGGCCTTGACTCTGATTTGGAAATACCCTGCCCTCAGGTCTATCTTGGTGAAATACTTGGAACCATTCAACTCATCCAAAAGCTCATCAATAAGGGGTATTGGGTATTTGCTTTTAACTGTCAGCTCATTCAATTGTCTATAGTCTACACAGAACCTCCAAGTGCCATCCTTCTTTTTTACAAGCAGGACAGGGGATGCAAAAGGGCTGTTACTAAGCTGAATGATGCCATTTCCTAATATTTCTTGCACCAGTTTCTCAATTTCAGTCTTTTGGACATAGGGGCATCTGTAAGGTCTGATCTGGAAAGGCTTGGATCCCTCTTTAAGGGTAATAGAATGGTCATGACTCCTCTCAGGGGGCAGTCCTTGAGGTTTCCTGAATACATCCTCAAACTCCTACAGTACCCCTTCCATTTCTGGGGAAATGGTCTCAGCTTCTGGTACCACATCAGTTACTGTTCTTAGCTGAGCCAAGATCCCATAGGCTTGTTTCCTAGCCCACTTGTGCAGTCTACTCCCTTTTATCAGTCTCAATTGCACCTGATTACCCTCTTCCTTCAACTCCActtgttgtttcccttttttGAACCTCACACTCAGCCCCTTGAAGTCAAATTCTATGGGGCTGAACCTGGCAAGCCAGTCCACTCCTAATACCATATCACATCCCTCCAACTTCAGAGTGTTGAACTGGTGTTGAAACTCATATCCCTGCATTTTCCATACCACTGGCTTAACTAGACTCCTGGACTATATCCTCTCTCCATTAGCTACCTTGACTACCAGGGAAGGTCCACTGCTGATTAGTCTCAGGCTCCTGGCCAGCTGTTCATCCAGGAAACAGTGGGTACTTTCGCTGTCAATCAATGCAGTGACAGCCCTCCCTTTTATTACCCCCCTCAGTCTAATAGTTCAATGCTCACTTCCCCCAGCCAGTGCATGTACAGAAACTTCTATGTGTTCCTCCTCCAATTTACCCTCAATGCAATCACAGAACACATCAGATTCAGCCTCCTTTTCCCTCTCAATAGATACAGAGTCCTCACTTTCATCATTGACTAGTAAAAGGTGAATGTGAGACTGCTTATATACATGGCCAAGAGTGTAGGGCTCAGCACACTTATAGCACAGTTCTTTCTCTCTTCTGAGGTTGAACTCACTAGGGGTGATCCTCTTGAATTGGTTCTGGTTGCTGTTTGGGTATTTGTAGCTTTTGGTGGGGGGTTTGTCTGAGGTCCTGGGAGTAAAGGAGCTCCCTTGGTTATGGCCTTGGGGATGGAATGGGGCTTTTTGTGTATGGGTGGTGTTGGGTAGGGCCTTGTGTATTCTCTGTATGGCTTTTAAGTTCTTTTCCTATAACTTGGCTACTTCTATTGCATTAGCCAGAGTTAGGGGCTTGGCTATTTTGACCACATTAACTATCTCCTCCTTCGAGCCACTTAAGAAGCATGCTTTGTAATAAGAATCAGCCAAATGAGGGAGGGAAGGCATTACCACTGCTTTGAGTAGCTCAAACTTTTCCAGGTAGTCTGCTACAGACCCTTCCTGCCTTAGTTTGTTGAATTCTTCAATGGCTTCCTCTGGAGCGCCTTCACCAAATCTTTCACATAATGCAGTGGCAAGTTCAGTCCATGGAATGACTTCCCTGCCACTGAATGCTCCATGGAACCAGGTATCAACCCTGTCTCTCAGGTACAACTCAGCAATCTCAGTCTTCATGTTTTCCTCCACTCCATTGATCTTGAAATACTTGATAGCCTTACGGATCCATTCtcttggattatctcctgtgaAGTTAGGCAGCTCCATCTTAGGCACTCTGGTATAAGATCTGTTCTCCTTCCAATCTGATCTGCCATGGCCTTCCCCTtgtgtttctcttttcttgGGACCTGCTATTGAACTGCTACTTTCTGCATCCTTGTCTTTGCCATTCAACTTGGCCATCATAGACATCATACTCTCATATTTTTGATCCAGATTTTTAAGGGTCCTTTCTGTACCTTCTTGCCTGTGTTCTAGTACCTTGACCACATTGCCTAGCTCAGACAGATCCTTCTTCAACACTTCATCCTGTGACTTAGTCATCCCAATGGCTCATAGctgagctctgataccactgtaatGGTACAGAACCAGTTCAAGGCAATGGTGACAGACTCTGCAGCAATCAGTGAACTAATGCTTAACAAAAAATGGAATGGGATTGGGAACGTAAAGATCTGGTAACTCAAGTTCTCAATATTAATTCGATAATTGAATACAGAACAGAAACAATAGATTCAGAGATTAAaggggaaagaaatgaaggaataaACGTGAGGGGAGAAGAGAGATTGGCAGAGCCAATCTTCCTTTACAATTAATTGGAAAATGGCAAAACTTAGCTATCACTGAGATTTCCTcagcttttattgttttcccGGACTAACTAACTTCTAAACTAGCCAATGAGCTAAGGACACGTGGATTCTAGAATATTCAGCCCCACTGGTTCATAACAGAAGCATAATTCTGTTATGAACTAGTAAAAGTGTGGTTTTCTAAATCACGCCTTCTCTTTCCTTGGAGTTGATCAATCACGCCTTCCTCGTGCCATGGATCACgccttcatttttcttcaagctagACTGGAGAGATCTTCCTGGAAATCCTTTTCACTCCATGACATCAAGCCTAAAAAGATGGTTAAAGTAGTGGAATGGCATTATACCACCATTAAGATATATTGGTTTTGATGTTTCTCTAAATAAAGCACCCCCTCACTATCTTTATCTTTTCTCGGCTTCAACATCAATAATTATACTGAAAAAAGATGTGTTACCTAATAACGGATAAGGGGTTCCAATGGTTTGTCGAAAAATCGTTCGGACCGATTTTGTACAAAATGCATAAGATGTAATTTTGTATGCACACAGTGTAATTCACTTTCGACAACGTATAACTATAGAACAAATTTTATGGACCCCACACATAGTATGAAAAATGATGTACAAGATATAATTTGgaccttatattttttttttgaccaaatctTGGTCATGAACCTTTAGGAACTCCCCTCCTCCCCTAATAACCATGGCAATTGTAAGTAGTTCTACAACTAAGTTACTCTATTTCTTCCACATTTGTAGTTCCAAGTTTGGTCGAAAATTTCACCTATGATCCTCGTGATACATGGGGCAGGATTAACAACATTCATCACAGGTTATATAAAACCGAGCTATTTGTTTTTCCTTATCATATAGGTTACCTTCCTTGGTTGTCTGCGCTTACAGACAGACATATCTTACGTGACTTGTGCAGTTTTCCTCTAGTACTCCATTACTATTGGTGCCGTCTACTACCAAGTTGATCAATTGGCTAGCTAGGGCAGCTTTTCCCGGTGAAAAACCTCTTTGTTACCTGGATAATTATCTCCTCAAAAGTTGACATATTTTCAGAAGCATCTTATGGAGCACCAAAATTCGTTCTATCTAAACTAgtggaatctttttttttttgcctcctAGCATCCTTTTCACCCCCGGCTATCAGCTcaagattcaaattttgaatcTCGCAGTGAAAAGATTTTAAGAGCCATCATCTGATCACTAAATAGTAGACCTAAGTGTCATACAAACCAAAACATCTGTATTAACTTTTTATCCAATTATCCGTATTCACTCCCCCTCACCCCCTCCcccaaaaaacagaaaaaagaaaaaagtgtaTGACCGTAATATCAGTCATCAAATTCTAGCATCTATTGACCTGACGAACAAGAAAGAAGGTCGGACTAGTTTTGTTTCAGAATCCTTAAAGAACGTTAATTAATCTATGTGGTCTCTCTAATTGGAGACATTCTTTCCAATTAAAAAAGTGTTGGGGCCACTGTTTGGATCGTGCAGCTAACTGCTCTTTCTAAATGCCCTTTTGAGGGATGCATTAGACCATTGGAGACTCTAAAAGAGAAGAACCGTTGAGAGAAATCCAGATTAAATCTCTCAAGGGACC
This portion of the Coffea arabica cultivar ET-39 chromosome 2e, Coffea Arabica ET-39 HiFi, whole genome shotgun sequence genome encodes:
- the LOC140036172 gene encoding uncharacterized protein, which translates into the protein MTKSQDEVLKKDLSELGNVVKVLEHRQEGTERTLKNLDQKYESMMSMMAKLNGKDKDAESSSSIAGPKKRETQGEGHGRSDWKENRSYTRVPKMELPNFTGDNPREWIRKAIKYFKINGVEENMKTEIAELYLRDRVDTWFHGAFSGREVIPWTELATALCERFGEGAPEEAIEEFNKLRQEGSVADYLEKFELLKAVVMPSLPHLADSYYKACFLSGSKEEIVNVVKIAKPLTLANAIESHIHLLLVNDESEDSVSIEREKEAESDVFCDCIEGKLEEEHIEVSLARSLRLISSGPSLVVKGYEFQHQFNTLKLEGCDMVLGVDWLARFSPIEFDFKGLSVRFKKGKQQVELKEEGNQVQLRLIKGSRLHKWARKQAYGILAQLRTVTDVVPEAETISPEMEGIRPYRCPYVQKTEIEKLVQEILGNGIIQLSNSPFASPVLLVKKKDGTWRFCVDYRQLNELTVKSKYPIPLIDELLDELNGSKYFTKIDLRAGYFQIRVKAEDIPKTAFRTHQGLYEFKVMPFGLTNAPITFQGLMNHVFQKQLRKSVLVVFDDILIYSSSLQEHLKHVAEVLNILRGHQLYAKRSKCAFAQAQVEYLRHIISEDGVKADPEKIEGMVKWPRPENVKQLTGFLGLTGYYRRFVRGYGSIAKPLTALLKNDSFQWGAEAEEAF